TGCAGGAATTCAGCCCAATCGCGCGAGGGTCTGACCAAGCCGGCTTCGTACTACCACACCAGTCCGGGAATCGTCGCGGCACGAAAGTCTCTCGCAGAAACTTTCACTCATTCTGCAGAGAGAACGATTCGGTGAGCCCCTACTTCTCGGCGACGACGATGTAGCGTTTTGTCTTAGTGGAGGGGCGGGCGTTGGTTTGTTCCATCCAGCCGACATGCTGCAAGTGGAAGCCAGATTTTTCGATCAAGTACGGAACCAAGCTCATCGACTGATTGATCGACAAAGGGTGTGAATCAACGAAGTCACTCCATTTGCCGTTCCATCCATCGCGATCAAATAGACCGTCGATCACGATCAGGCATCCGCCCGGTCGTAGCCAGTGACGCCAATTCGAAAATGCGGCTAGCGGATCGTATAAGCAATTGACCAGCAGACGTGATGCGATCACATCGAATTGGCCTTCGTCAAAGAGTTTTCGATCGCAGGTATGATCGCAAAAGCCGTTGACTAGATGCACATCGGCGAGCGAATCTTTCGCTCGATAGCGATCAGACATTGGGAGCGACGGCTCAAGGGCTGACAGTTCCAGTCCATCAATGTGTCGCAGCGAAAGAGAGAGTGCTCCGGTTCCAGCACCGACGTCAAGCACTCGCATTCCCGGCTGGAAGCTGAACGCGGACGCTATGTCGTCCAAGCAGGCCTGGTGGTCATCTTCGTCTAAAGCAAGCGTCCATTGATCAAAGCGTTCCGCCTCGATGTCGTCGTATGCATCGAGGTATTGGTGTCGGGAGTCGAGCTGTGACTGCCGGAAAAGTTTCGGAGCGTGGGCTATCGGTTCGATCATCGCAACTGGACCGCTACATGGATTGGTTCACCTGGTCATTCGTGTCCGTTATCCGACGGGACTCTATCCAATCTGACACCGCAACGGATTAGGTGGTTCGAGCGAAACAATGACACCCAAACAAAGACGCAGTGACTTGCTTCCGCCAGACAGGCTTGCCTGGTTTGACCGAGAGTGCCGAAAAGACGCCCCGTCGCCCGGAAATCTCTTAGCCGGTCATCCCCAGTTGTCGCATCCGTGTGCGAAGTG
This genomic interval from Stieleria sp. JC731 contains the following:
- a CDS encoding class I SAM-dependent methyltransferase, whose protein sequence is MIEPIAHAPKLFRQSQLDSRHQYLDAYDDIEAERFDQWTLALDEDDHQACLDDIASAFSFQPGMRVLDVGAGTGALSLSLRHIDGLELSALEPSLPMSDRYRAKDSLADVHLVNGFCDHTCDRKLFDEGQFDVIASRLLVNCLYDPLAAFSNWRHWLRPGGCLIVIDGLFDRDGWNGKWSDFVDSHPLSINQSMSLVPYLIEKSGFHLQHVGWMEQTNARPSTKTKRYIVVAEK